In Deinococcus roseus, the following are encoded in one genomic region:
- a CDS encoding carbohydrate ABC transporter permease, translating into MTQTTTENPPTQKKKAQAAPPEQGIFKSRLLPWLFLLPSLLILAVFLYFPAIETLRLSAYQSSVFLSTERFVGLENFIELLSSPVYHQSILQTLVFMAITVTCGIALAFLLALLANRPIKGAKIYRLLLIYPYALSPAIAGTLWLFLFNPEIGLVNALLGSWFHIKPRWLDTPFLAFFLVCCAAIWKSLGYNVVFYLAALQNVPADTLEAAQIDGAGSWQRIRCILVPMLSPMTFFLVFTNVVQALFDSFGLVDILTKGGPVYGQTGITSFLIYQLYLDGFANAKTGFAAAQAVLMLILVAGITVLQFRIGGKQVHHGA; encoded by the coding sequence ATGACCCAGACCACCACCGAAAACCCGCCGACCCAAAAAAAGAAAGCTCAGGCTGCACCACCAGAGCAGGGCATCTTCAAAAGCCGCCTTTTGCCCTGGCTGTTTTTGCTGCCGTCCCTGCTGATTCTGGCCGTCTTTCTGTATTTTCCAGCCATCGAGACTTTGCGGCTCAGTGCTTACCAGAGCAGTGTTTTTCTGAGCACCGAGCGTTTTGTGGGGCTGGAGAATTTCATCGAGTTGCTGTCCAGTCCGGTGTACCACCAGAGCATCCTGCAAACGCTGGTTTTCATGGCCATCACCGTGACCTGCGGGATCGCCCTGGCGTTTTTGCTGGCCTTGCTGGCCAACAGACCGATCAAAGGGGCAAAAATTTACCGCCTGTTGCTGATTTATCCTTATGCCCTCTCCCCTGCCATTGCAGGAACGCTGTGGCTGTTCCTGTTCAACCCTGAAATTGGTCTGGTGAATGCCCTGCTGGGCAGCTGGTTTCACATCAAACCCCGCTGGCTGGACACGCCATTTCTGGCTTTTTTTCTGGTCTGCTGTGCCGCCATCTGGAAAAGCCTGGGGTACAACGTGGTGTTTTATCTGGCTGCCCTGCAGAATGTGCCTGCAGACACCCTGGAAGCTGCGCAGATCGATGGGGCTGGAAGCTGGCAGCGCATCCGTTGCATCCTGGTCCCGATGCTCAGCCCCATGACTTTCTTTCTGGTGTTCACCAATGTCGTGCAGGCGCTTTTTGACAGCTTCGGGCTGGTGGACATCCTCACCAAGGGTGGCCCGGTGTACGGCCAGACCGGGATCACCAGTTTTCTGATTTACCAGCTTTATCTGGATGGGTTTGCCAATGCCAAAACCGGGTTTGCTGCTGCACAGGCGGTGCTGATGCTGATTCTGGTGGCAGGCATCACGGTGCTGCAATTCCGCATTGGAGGAAAGCAGGTGCACCATGGTGCGTGA
- a CDS encoding Stp1/IreP family PP2C-type Ser/Thr phosphatase, which yields MKPGALNVSYLTDQGRIRNLNEDAILTLTLPYGGLYAVADGMGGHRSGDYASQLALKELQQTYAREKSPNPHRILQAVEAANQAVYQASRSPDKRGMGTTLTTILIEHNYAWIANIGDSRAYLYRDGELSQVTRDHSWVAEQVRAGIITEEEALKHTMRNVLINAMGSSRDVKLDLYMQELQYGDLLLICTDGIHSMLMDSQIEQVLKASQFPEDKVKTLVHEANEAGGIDNISAIVIEVQKLRAQKPPVKAYAVPQSPQGIQYYYDLFGTRQQGNLLWLWVMLGGLFLLFIEVVLLTRHTPGS from the coding sequence GTGAAGCCCGGTGCCCTCAACGTGTCATACCTCACCGACCAGGGAAGAATCAGAAACCTGAACGAGGACGCCATTCTCACCCTTACGCTGCCTTATGGCGGGCTGTATGCGGTGGCGGACGGCATGGGTGGACACCGCTCGGGCGATTATGCCAGCCAGCTGGCTTTAAAAGAACTGCAACAAACCTATGCCAGGGAAAAATCCCCCAACCCCCACCGGATTTTGCAGGCGGTGGAGGCCGCAAATCAGGCGGTCTATCAGGCCTCCAGATCGCCAGACAAAAGGGGCATGGGCACCACCCTCACCACCATCCTGATCGAACACAATTACGCCTGGATCGCCAACATCGGGGATTCCAGGGCTTACCTGTACCGGGATGGGGAGCTTTCCCAGGTCACCCGTGACCACTCCTGGGTGGCAGAACAGGTGCGAGCGGGCATCATCACCGAAGAAGAAGCCCTCAAGCACACCATGCGCAATGTGCTGATCAACGCCATGGGCAGCTCCAGAGACGTCAAACTCGACCTCTACATGCAAGAACTGCAATATGGTGACCTGCTGCTGATCTGTACCGATGGCATCCACAGCATGCTGATGGACTCCCAGATCGAACAGGTGCTCAAGGCCTCCCAGTTCCCGGAAGACAAGGTCAAAACCCTGGTGCATGAGGCCAACGAGGCGGGTGGCATCGACAACATTTCTGCCATTGTCATTGAAGTGCAGAAACTGCGGGCACAAAAACCCCCGGTGAAAGCCTACGCAGTGCCCCAGAGCCCCCAGGGCATCCAGTACTATTACGATCTGTTTGGCACCCGCCAGCAAGGCAACCTGCTGTGGCTGTGGGTGATGCTGGGCGGACTCTTTTTGCTGTTCATCGAGGTGGTGCTGCTTACCCGCCACACCCCTGGCAGCTGA
- a CDS encoding carbohydrate ABC transporter permease: MVRDFKSPQKSSKRISWKDLLTHLILSIAVLLVAFPLVFAAIKATQDSSQVVSSHMNPGMSLLDNIKTAWNTARLGQYMLNSFVVTVAVTVGKTALSLLAALAFVYFRFPFKNMVFALVLFTLMLPTELLIVSLFNLITDLHWTNSYAAIIVPFLASATGVFLFRQHFMNIPTSLAEAARLDGCGSLRFLWHILIPMSWNTIGALAVIQFVYVWDQYLWPLVVMQSEDRQVVQVGLKKLIDVGGATDWGAVMAGAVISILPPLLIFTLLQEQFSRGFALGQEK, translated from the coding sequence ATGGTGCGTGACTTCAAAAGCCCTCAGAAATCCAGCAAGCGCATCAGCTGGAAAGACCTCCTGACCCACCTCATCCTGAGCATTGCAGTCTTGCTGGTGGCCTTCCCACTGGTATTTGCTGCCATCAAGGCCACCCAGGATTCCAGCCAGGTGGTTTCCTCGCACATGAACCCGGGGATGTCTTTGCTGGACAACATCAAAACCGCCTGGAACACCGCCAGACTGGGGCAGTACATGCTCAATTCCTTTGTGGTGACTGTGGCTGTGACAGTGGGCAAAACCGCCCTTTCTTTGCTGGCAGCACTGGCCTTTGTGTATTTCCGTTTCCCCTTCAAGAACATGGTTTTTGCACTGGTGCTGTTCACCCTGATGCTGCCCACCGAACTTTTGATTGTGTCTCTTTTCAACCTGATCACCGATTTGCACTGGACCAACAGTTACGCCGCCATCATCGTGCCGTTTCTGGCCTCTGCAACAGGGGTTTTTCTGTTCAGGCAGCACTTCATGAACATCCCCACCAGCCTTGCCGAAGCCGCCAGACTGGACGGTTGCGGTTCACTCAGGTTTCTGTGGCACATCCTGATCCCCATGAGCTGGAACACCATCGGGGCACTGGCCGTGATTCAATTTGTTTACGTGTGGGACCAGTACTTGTGGCCCCTGGTGGTGATGCAGAGCGAAGACCGTCAGGTGGTGCAGGTCGGCCTGAAAAAACTGATCGATGTGGGCGGAGCCACCGACTGGGGCGCAGTGATGGCCGGGGCCGTGATCAGCATTCTGCCGCCTTTGCTGATTTTCACCTTGCTGCAAGAGCAATTCAGCAGGGGGTTTGCACTGGGGCAGGAGAAATAA
- a CDS encoding metallophosphoesterase family protein: MRIAVISDVHGNAFALESVLQDVKTQTPDLVVNLGDQVHGQADPGRAYALQRELGATEVLGSAEPFLQHDGAFTRWLKSQLPAGASEHLLGLPLTTTVLDGEILLCHGDLQDSSGHLLWAWQRGPYLTRGFQDLREHLVGITARVILSGHTHREGLTAIDDHLVINAGAVSQQVDGDPRARWTLLEKRAERWLTDFRRVEYDCKTAACWVLQHAPFPQQEAQRLMLGKP, from the coding sequence ATGCGAATTGCCGTGATCAGTGATGTGCATGGAAATGCTTTTGCGTTGGAATCTGTATTGCAGGATGTGAAAACCCAGACCCCTGACCTGGTTGTGAACCTGGGAGACCAGGTGCACGGACAGGCCGATCCAGGCCGGGCTTATGCCTTACAACGGGAACTTGGGGCCACCGAAGTGCTGGGCAGTGCCGAACCTTTTTTGCAGCATGACGGTGCCTTCACCCGCTGGCTGAAATCCCAGTTGCCCGCTGGAGCCAGTGAACACCTGCTGGGTTTGCCCCTGACCACCACCGTTCTGGATGGAGAAATCCTGCTGTGTCATGGGGATTTGCAGGACTCCAGTGGGCACCTGTTGTGGGCCTGGCAACGGGGACCTTACCTCACCCGTGGCTTTCAGGATTTGCGGGAACACCTTGTCGGGATCACTGCACGGGTGATCCTCAGCGGTCACACCCACCGGGAAGGCCTGACTGCCATTGACGACCATCTGGTGATCAATGCAGGTGCAGTCAGCCAGCAGGTGGACGGAGATCCCAGGGCCCGCTGGACGTTGCTGGAGAAAAGGGCGGAGCGCTGGCTCACGGACTTCAGGCGGGTGGAGTACGACTGCAAAACGGCTGCATGCTGGGTGTTGCAGCATGCTCCTTTTCCACAGCAGGAAGCCCAGCGTTTGATGCTGGGAAAACCCTGA
- the era gene encoding GTPase Era — MTDAQNTSTHSGFIAIVGKPNVGKSTLLNNMLGVKVAPITNRPQTTRRGIRGILTEDQHQIVFVDTPGMHKAKDALGKYMNEEIQAALSDVDAILWIVDLRHPPTEEDVMVSRTIKDIDKPLIVVGNKLDASKYPEEALRLYGNLLGEREFGTRTLSAQEHPESLLDLRLQLFSLLPENPFFFDEKSRSDQSRENWAAEIIREEAMKRLEEELPYAVATRVTDWEDRPDGIIEIYCDVIVERPGHKAIVIGKGASKLKEIGQGARKQLEVFLNTKIFLKLHVKIMPNWREDPEALRQLGYE, encoded by the coding sequence GTGACTGACGCTCAAAACACCTCCACCCACTCTGGTTTCATTGCCATCGTTGGCAAACCCAACGTGGGTAAATCCACCCTGCTGAACAACATGCTCGGGGTCAAAGTTGCCCCGATCACCAATCGCCCCCAGACCACCCGTCGGGGCATCCGCGGGATCCTCACCGAGGACCAGCACCAGATTGTCTTTGTGGACACCCCGGGCATGCACAAGGCCAAGGACGCCCTGGGCAAGTACATGAACGAGGAAATCCAGGCCGCCCTGTCCGACGTGGACGCCATTCTGTGGATTGTGGATTTGCGCCACCCTCCCACCGAGGAAGATGTGATGGTGTCCCGCACCATCAAGGACATCGACAAACCGCTGATCGTGGTGGGCAACAAACTGGACGCCTCCAAGTACCCCGAGGAAGCCCTCAGGCTGTACGGCAACCTGCTGGGTGAGCGTGAATTCGGCACCCGCACCCTCAGTGCCCAGGAGCACCCCGAGTCCCTGCTGGACCTGAGGCTGCAACTGTTCAGCCTGCTCCCCGAAAACCCCTTCTTCTTCGATGAAAAGAGCCGCAGCGACCAGTCCCGTGAAAACTGGGCTGCAGAAATCATCCGCGAAGAAGCCATGAAACGCCTGGAAGAAGAACTCCCTTACGCTGTGGCCACCCGCGTCACCGACTGGGAAGACCGTCCTGACGGCATCATCGAAATCTACTGTGATGTGATTGTGGAACGCCCCGGACACAAGGCCATCGTGATTGGCAAAGGGGCCAGCAAACTCAAAGAAATTGGGCAGGGGGCCAGAAAACAACTGGAAGTCTTCCTGAACACCAAAATCTTCCTGAAGCTGCACGTGAAAATCATGCCCAACTGGCGTGAAGATCCCGAAGCGCTGAGGCAACTGGGGTACGAGTAA
- a CDS encoding ferredoxin, whose translation MAFVITSPCIDTKDQACVEVCPVECIYDAGDQFLIHPDECIDCGACVAPCPVNAIFQEEDVPAGEEGFIEKARIHFGV comes from the coding sequence ATGGCTTTTGTGATCACCAGTCCGTGCATCGACACCAAAGACCAGGCATGTGTTGAAGTGTGCCCCGTGGAATGCATTTACGATGCCGGAGATCAGTTCCTGATCCACCCGGACGAATGCATCGACTGCGGAGCCTGTGTGGCCCCCTGCCCGGTCAATGCCATCTTTCAGGAAGAAGATGTGCCTGCTGGAGAAGAGGGCTTCATCGAGAAAGCCAGAATTCATTTCGGGGTGTGA
- a CDS encoding dCTP deaminase domain-containing protein produces the protein MSILPDWRIRELAQEGMIEPFEERLVRNAQNAGVISYGLSSFGYDLRCAPEWKVFVNAFNTVVDPKDFDPKGFIDVVSEEIIIPPNSFVLARSVEYLKIPDTVMVVALGKSTYARCFSENTRVALADGTSPTLKEMAERSAQGEAFFGYSLNEHGRIIVTLLESPRLIGQDRLLEIELDNGEVIEATPDHEFITRDGRSVQAGSLKAGDSLMPLYRKAYRGYEMVYQPLSGHMYPTHRLADEWNLQNGIYEDAPGTHRHHQDHNRRNNNPWNITRVDASEHIRMHNAITYLSQEQGGAFDPAEHSLSIKDALAELRQNDTWYRKYRAAQSVKASNFWQDERYAEARGKLLLKHLTRWTAAEREKQQERLRAAYQNPELREKIGQLSRAAWSKASDARISRQQEIARNIRLRPEINEETVRQALDETGSIRGAARMLNCDRSVFRRFRHVVQAFKGTEVVNHKVVSIREKEGQHDVYCLTVPEAGNFALEAGVFVHNCGIVANVTPLEPGWEGHVTLEFSNTTPLPAKMYANEGCVQLLFFEGERPEVTYRDRGGKYQGQTGVTLPKL, from the coding sequence ATGAGTATTCTTCCTGACTGGCGAATCCGGGAACTGGCCCAAGAAGGCATGATTGAACCCTTCGAGGAGCGCCTGGTGCGAAACGCCCAGAATGCCGGAGTGATCAGCTATGGTCTTTCCAGCTTCGGGTATGACCTGCGCTGTGCTCCCGAGTGGAAGGTGTTTGTGAACGCCTTCAACACCGTGGTGGACCCCAAAGACTTTGACCCCAAGGGGTTCATTGATGTGGTTTCCGAAGAGATCATCATTCCCCCCAACAGTTTTGTGCTGGCCCGCAGTGTGGAATACCTCAAAATTCCCGATACGGTGATGGTGGTGGCCCTTGGAAAAAGCACCTATGCCCGCTGCTTCAGTGAAAACACCCGTGTGGCCCTGGCAGATGGCACCTCGCCCACCCTCAAGGAAATGGCAGAACGTTCTGCCCAGGGAGAGGCTTTCTTTGGTTATTCCCTGAACGAGCATGGCAGAATCATTGTCACCCTGCTGGAATCTCCACGCCTGATCGGTCAGGACAGGCTGCTGGAAATTGAACTGGACAACGGAGAGGTCATTGAGGCCACACCGGACCATGAATTCATCACCAGAGATGGTCGCAGTGTGCAGGCAGGAAGCCTGAAAGCAGGCGACTCCCTGATGCCCCTGTACCGCAAAGCCTACAGGGGGTATGAGATGGTGTACCAGCCCCTTTCGGGGCACATGTATCCCACCCACAGGCTGGCAGATGAGTGGAACCTGCAAAACGGCATTTACGAGGATGCTCCGGGCACCCACCGCCACCACCAGGACCACAACCGCCGCAACAACAACCCCTGGAACATCACCCGTGTGGATGCCAGCGAACACATCCGCATGCACAATGCCATCACCTACCTCAGCCAGGAACAGGGTGGGGCATTTGACCCGGCAGAACACAGCCTCAGCATCAAAGATGCCCTGGCAGAACTGCGCCAGAATGACACCTGGTACAGAAAATACCGTGCAGCCCAGAGTGTGAAGGCCAGCAACTTCTGGCAGGATGAACGCTATGCAGAAGCCCGTGGCAAATTGCTGCTGAAGCACCTGACCCGCTGGACTGCTGCAGAACGTGAAAAGCAGCAGGAACGCCTGAGAGCGGCTTACCAGAACCCAGAATTGCGCGAAAAAATCGGACAGCTTTCCCGTGCTGCCTGGAGCAAAGCTTCAGATGCCCGCATTTCCAGACAGCAGGAAATTGCTCGCAACATCCGCCTCAGACCCGAAATCAATGAAGAAACCGTGCGTCAGGCGCTGGATGAAACCGGCTCCATTCGGGGTGCGGCCAGAATGTTGAATTGTGACCGCAGTGTTTTCAGGCGTTTCCGTCATGTGGTGCAAGCCTTCAAAGGCACCGAAGTGGTCAACCACAAAGTGGTGTCCATCCGCGAAAAAGAAGGCCAGCACGATGTGTACTGCCTGACCGTTCCAGAGGCTGGAAACTTTGCTCTGGAAGCCGGGGTCTTCGTGCACAACTGTGGCATCGTCGCAAACGTAACGCCTCTGGAGCCCGGCTGGGAAGGCCATGTGACCCTGGAGTTCTCCAACACCACTCCCCTCCCGGCCAAGATGTACGCCAATGAGGGCTGCGTGCAACTGCTGTTCTTTGAAGGTGAGCGCCCTGAAGTCACCTACCGGGACCGTGGCGGCAAATACCAGGGCCAGACCGGTGTGACCCTGCCCAAGCTGTAA
- a CDS encoding 4Fe-4S dicluster domain-containing protein, with the protein MPHIIVSPCIGTKDQACTEVCPVECIYDAGDQFLIHPDECIDCGACVPACPVNAIFPEEDIPGGEESFIEKAKVHFGV; encoded by the coding sequence ATGCCTCACATCATCGTTAGCCCCTGCATCGGAACCAAAGACCAGGCCTGCACCGAAGTGTGCCCTGTGGAGTGCATCTACGACGCCGGTGACCAGTTCCTGATTCACCCCGACGAGTGCATCGACTGCGGTGCCTGCGTCCCTGCCTGCCCCGTGAATGCCATCTTCCCCGAGGAGGACATCCCCGGCGGCGAAGAGTCCTTCATCGAAAAAGCCAAAGTTCACTTCGGCGTTTAA
- a CDS encoding RidA family protein, translating into MKERINTPEAPAALGPYSQAIRQGNLVFLSGQIPLNTSNEVVGENVTDQTHQVFKNLIAVLTAAGTDLSKVLKVTVFLKDMNTFADMNAVFSQYMPEPYPARSTIEVARLPRDVQVEIECIAVVE; encoded by the coding sequence ATGAAAGAACGCATCAACACCCCAGAAGCCCCTGCAGCTCTTGGTCCTTACTCACAAGCCATCCGTCAGGGCAACCTGGTGTTCCTCAGCGGCCAGATCCCCCTCAACACCAGCAACGAAGTCGTCGGAGAGAACGTCACCGACCAGACCCACCAGGTCTTCAAAAACCTGATTGCTGTGCTGACCGCCGCGGGCACCGACCTCAGCAAGGTCCTGAAGGTGACCGTGTTTCTCAAGGACATGAACACCTTCGCCGACATGAACGCTGTATTCTCCCAGTACATGCCTGAACCCTACCCTGCCCGCAGCACCATCGAAGTGGCCCGCCTGCCCCGCGATGTGCAGGTCGAGATTGAGTGCATTGCAGTGGTGGAATGA
- a CDS encoding quinone-dependent dihydroorotate dehydrogenase yields MLYQLVKPFFFSQDPEHIHEQVMQGLIAVSRSSALQKGLERFTVFADPRLRIERFGLKFPNPIGLAAGFDKNALAVRAWPALGFGALEVGTITALAQSGNEKPRLFRLPEDLALINRMGFNNEGSEAVAERLKSLGLDQNPLSIPLGINVGKSKVTELDQAPEDYRTSMTRLSPYADYFVVNVSSPNTPGLRQLQDKDKLAELLAVATDPAVSAGKPVLLKIAPDLTDTQIDEVIDLARTSALSGLILTNTTISRDGLKNDPQQTGGLSGKPLTARSFEVLKYVRAAVGKNLPLVSVGGIFTADEAYWRLRAGASLLQVYTSFIYEGPQLAANLNRGILDRLKADGFVRLEDAIGVDA; encoded by the coding sequence ATGCTGTACCAACTGGTCAAACCTTTTTTCTTCTCCCAGGACCCCGAGCACATTCACGAACAGGTGATGCAGGGTCTGATTGCAGTGTCCAGATCTTCTGCCTTGCAAAAGGGGCTGGAACGTTTCACGGTGTTTGCAGATCCCCGCCTGAGAATCGAGCGCTTCGGGCTCAAATTTCCCAATCCCATTGGTCTGGCGGCGGGTTTTGACAAGAATGCCCTGGCGGTGCGGGCGTGGCCTGCACTGGGCTTTGGGGCGCTGGAAGTGGGGACCATCACGGCCCTGGCCCAGAGCGGCAACGAGAAACCCCGCCTGTTCCGTCTGCCCGAAGACCTCGCCCTGATCAACCGCATGGGGTTCAACAACGAGGGTTCTGAAGCGGTGGCAGAGCGCCTGAAAAGTCTGGGCCTCGATCAGAACCCCCTGAGCATTCCGCTGGGAATCAATGTGGGAAAATCCAAAGTGACCGAACTGGATCAGGCCCCCGAGGATTACCGCACCAGCATGACCCGCCTCAGCCCTTACGCCGATTACTTTGTGGTGAATGTTTCCAGCCCCAACACTCCGGGCCTCAGGCAACTGCAGGATAAAGACAAGCTGGCAGAGTTGCTGGCGGTGGCGACCGATCCTGCGGTGTCTGCCGGAAAACCCGTGCTGCTGAAAATTGCCCCGGACCTCACCGACACCCAGATCGATGAGGTGATTGATCTGGCCCGCACTTCTGCACTGTCTGGCCTGATCCTCACCAACACCACCATTTCCCGTGACGGCCTCAAAAATGATCCCCAGCAGACCGGGGGGCTTTCAGGGAAACCCCTGACCGCCCGTTCTTTCGAGGTGCTGAAATATGTGCGTGCTGCTGTGGGAAAAAACCTGCCCCTGGTCTCTGTGGGAGGCATTTTCACTGCGGATGAGGCGTACTGGAGGCTGCGTGCTGGCGCTTCTTTGCTGCAGGTTTACACCTCTTTCATTTACGAGGGACCACAACTGGCTGCCAACCTGAACCGGGGCATTCTGGACCGCCTGAAAGCCGATGGGTTCGTGCGTCTTGAAGATGCCATCGGGGTGGATGCCTGA
- a CDS encoding copper homeostasis protein CutC, with the protein MFPIRIEVVAETPMDVRAAQTSGATQVLIVRQLPEGSSSSDTKTIEACLEQATIPVSVLVKPDAGDYCYEEARRTRTLKILEVYWKRGIRNITFGAEHDGVFDWDLLEEAIHCGFTVNVNQAFDLLRNPQAAYMKLVQYPKVLQINTSGAPWATADGDYTLEQLLRSASPQLPIFLDTAGHSEDRVLGLLKTGLHGVQLGKTIRDGQGKINYGLLDRWVGLCQSLNKRPRSF; encoded by the coding sequence GTGTTTCCCATTCGCATTGAAGTTGTTGCCGAAACCCCCATGGATGTGCGGGCTGCCCAGACCAGCGGAGCCACCCAGGTGCTGATTGTCCGTCAGCTTCCAGAAGGCAGCTCCAGCAGCGACACCAAAACCATTGAAGCTTGCCTGGAACAGGCCACCATTCCCGTTTCTGTGCTGGTCAAACCCGATGCAGGCGATTACTGTTACGAAGAGGCCCGCCGCACCCGCACCCTCAAGATCCTGGAGGTGTACTGGAAGCGGGGCATCCGCAACATCACCTTTGGCGCAGAGCACGATGGCGTGTTCGACTGGGATTTGCTGGAGGAGGCCATCCACTGTGGCTTCACGGTGAATGTCAATCAGGCCTTTGACCTGCTCAGAAATCCTCAAGCCGCCTACATGAAACTGGTGCAGTACCCCAAAGTGCTGCAGATCAACACTTCAGGTGCCCCCTGGGCCACGGCAGATGGAGATTACACCCTGGAACAACTGCTGCGGTCTGCCAGCCCCCAGTTGCCCATCTTCCTGGACACTGCCGGTCACTCCGAGGACCGGGTGCTGGGACTTTTGAAAACAGGTTTGCATGGCGTTCAGCTGGGAAAAACCATCCGGGATGGTCAGGGCAAGATCAATTACGGCCTGCTGGACCGCTGGGTGGGTTTGTGCCAGAGCCTCAACAAACGCCCCAGAAGCTTCTGA
- a CDS encoding ABC transporter substrate-binding protein, whose protein sequence is MKQHLNQRWMLTLLLGSFGLAQAEPLTVDFWYTFGDAKRSAFIQARADEYNKTHSDVKVVPTYKGSYNDTLQAAILASRQGKAPALVQVVEVGSQLAWDSGIFQPVGGIGKVDYSDYIKPVLNYYTIGGKVNSLPFNSSSPVLYYNKDLMEQLGLDASRPPTTYGAVLKACEKIKLQSSDIKCIGFNIHSWFFEQWMAEQGAALVNNDNGRKGRATESNLNSTASKKIFNWFKTLSDRGYYTSSGKLEDWDGSDAIFTNEKVVFHITSTADIGNIGDAARKAGFKMGVGVLPIADGAKRNGVVIGGASLWIAKNINEKQADAALDFALYLTSSKNMAAWHKLTGYYPVRTSSVGLLRKEGWFTQAPVQTVAFNQLLKTEPNVATGGALLGSFIEVRKIIEEGIQKVLSGSSVDATLQEAKSRADKAIQDYNKNFQ, encoded by the coding sequence ATGAAACAACACCTGAACCAACGCTGGATGCTGACTTTGCTGCTGGGTTCTTTTGGGCTGGCGCAGGCCGAACCCCTCACCGTGGATTTCTGGTACACCTTCGGAGATGCCAAACGCAGCGCCTTCATTCAGGCCCGTGCCGATGAGTACAACAAGACCCACAGCGATGTGAAAGTGGTTCCCACCTACAAAGGCTCTTACAACGACACCCTGCAGGCCGCCATCCTGGCTTCCCGCCAGGGCAAAGCCCCTGCCCTGGTGCAGGTGGTGGAGGTGGGCAGCCAGCTCGCCTGGGACAGCGGCATCTTCCAGCCTGTGGGGGGCATTGGCAAGGTCGATTACAGCGATTACATCAAGCCCGTGCTGAACTACTACACCATTGGAGGCAAGGTGAACAGCCTGCCTTTCAACTCCTCTTCTCCGGTGCTGTACTACAACAAGGATTTGATGGAGCAACTGGGCCTGGATGCCAGCCGCCCACCCACCACCTACGGTGCCGTGCTGAAAGCCTGCGAGAAAATCAAACTGCAGAGCAGCGACATCAAATGCATCGGGTTCAACATCCACTCCTGGTTCTTTGAACAGTGGATGGCCGAGCAGGGTGCAGCCCTGGTCAACAACGACAACGGACGCAAGGGACGCGCCACCGAATCCAACCTGAACAGCACGGCCAGCAAGAAAATCTTCAACTGGTTCAAAACCCTCAGCGACAGAGGGTACTACACCTCCAGCGGCAAACTGGAAGACTGGGATGGCAGCGACGCCATTTTCACCAATGAGAAGGTGGTCTTTCACATCACCTCCACGGCAGACATTGGCAACATCGGGGACGCCGCCAGAAAAGCAGGCTTCAAGATGGGTGTGGGTGTGCTGCCCATCGCAGACGGAGCAAAACGCAATGGTGTGGTGATCGGAGGCGCTTCCCTGTGGATCGCCAAAAACATCAATGAAAAACAGGCGGATGCCGCTCTGGACTTCGCCCTGTACCTCACCAGTTCCAAAAACATGGCGGCATGGCACAAACTGACCGGTTACTACCCCGTGAGAACCAGCAGCGTGGGCCTCTTGAGAAAGGAAGGCTGGTTCACCCAGGCCCCCGTGCAAACCGTGGCCTTCAACCAGTTGCTGAAAACCGAACCCAATGTGGCCACCGGCGGCGCTCTGCTGGGCAGCTTCATTGAAGTGCGCAAGATCATCGAAGAAGGCATCCAGAAGGTGCTCTCTGGCAGCAGCGTGGATGCCACCCTGCAAGAAGCCAAGAGCCGGGCAGACAAGGCCATCCAGGATTACAACAAGAACTTCCAATAA